A DNA window from Vigna angularis cultivar LongXiaoDou No.4 chromosome 1, ASM1680809v1, whole genome shotgun sequence contains the following coding sequences:
- the LOC108342916 gene encoding uncharacterized protein LOC108342916, translating to MATPSKSTQITSSDTSEQKGKTMSESNAAIQCPLNQQLHSSLDGPVAILWDIENCPVPSDVRPEDVAGNIRMALRVHPVIKGAVMLFSAYGDFNSFPRRLREGCQRTGVKLIDVPNGRKDAADKAILVDMFLFALDNPPPSSIMLISGDVDFAPALHILGQRGYTVILVIPAGVGVSSALCNAGKFVWDWPSVARGEGFVPPSKALVPPRGGPIELAGYLMGCQINDNSEVLNEEEAIVYRGMSQNYYNSREFSLVSQSLSEYNCGTSNMTCLPTTMRSHSLPSVFNDVQGGSMMPSGDQNECQLWVQPGDLNGLKGQLVRLIEHFGGCLPLARVPAEYQKIYGRPLYVAEYGAIKLVNLFKKMGDALAVEGKGHRKFVYLRNWKAGPSAPPLSLAKKDKKGKGTQEENVNVVTGGCSSDEFSDEERVVIEEHDERSCTGKGNQESAAKCEVDDCVIEHFKYELQEILVSYSCRIFLGCFEAIYQQRYKKQLEYQRFGVDKLEDLFEKVSDVVVLHEEPVSRKKFLAAVGG from the coding sequence ATGGCTACCCCTAGTAAATCAACACAAATAACATCTTCTGACACTTCTGAACAGAAGGGTAAGACTATGAGTGAGTCAAATGCAGCCATTCAATGTCCTTTAAACCAGCAACTCCATAGCTCCTTAGATGGCCCAGTAGCAATCCTTTGGGATATTGAGAATTGTCCTGTTCCAAGTGATGTACGGCCTGAAGATGTAGCAGGTAATATAAGAATGGCTTTACGGGTGCACCCAGTAATTAAAGGAGCTGTTATGCTGTTTTCTGCTTATGGGGATTTCAATTCTTTCCCTAGGCGACTTAGAGAGGGCTGTCAGAGAACTGGTGTTAAACTTATTGATGTTCCAAATGGGAGAAAAGATGCTGCTGATAAAGCTATCTTGGTCGATATGTTCTTATTTGCTCTTGACAACCCTCCACCATCCTCTATTATGCTTATATCTGGAGATGTTGATTTTGCACCAGCACTTCACATCCTTGGTCAGCGAGGATATACTGTTATTCTTGTCATCCCTGCTGGGGTGGGTGTTTCGTCTGCCCTATGCAATGCTGGTAAATTTGTCTGGGACTGGCCTAGTGTGGCACGCGGGGAAGGCTTTGTGCCTCCCTCAAAGGCTTTAGTGCCACCCCGTGGAGGTCCAATTGAGCTTGCTGGATATCTGATGGGGTGCCAAATCAATGACAATTCTGAAGtattaaatgaagaagaagcaatAGTTTATAGAGGTATGTCACAGAACTATTACAACTCAAGGGAATTTTCATTAGTGTCACAATCACTGTCTGAATACAACTGTGGCACATCGAACATGACATGCTTGCCGACAACTATGAGATCACACAGCCTTCCATCTGTATTCAATGATGTTCAAGGAGGGTCTATGATGCCTTCTGGTGATCAAAATGAATGCCAGTTATGGGTACAACCTGGGGATTTAAATGGCCTCAAGGGGCAGCTGGTAAGATTGATTGAACATTTTGGAGGATGCCTGCCTCTCGCCCGAGTTCCGGCAGAGTACCAGAAAATTTATGGGAGACCTCTTTATGTTGCTGAATATGGGGCAATAAAGTTGGTCAATCTTTTCAAGAAGATGGGCGATGCCTTGGCTGTGGAAGGGAAGGGGCATCGGAAATTTGTGTATCTCAGAAACTGGAAGGCAGGCCCAAGTGCTCCCCCTCTCTCTCTGGCAAAGAAAGACAAGAAGGGAAAGGGAACCCAGGAAGAGAATGTGAATGTTGTCACTGGTGGGTGCTCTTCAGATGAGTTTTCAGATGAAGAAAGAGTAGTCATAGAAGAACATGACGAAAGAAGTTGCACAGGCAAGGGCAATCAGGAGAGTGCAGCAAAATGTGAAGTCGATGACTGTGTTATTGAGCACTTCAAGTATGAGCTGCAAGAGATTCTAGTAAGCTATTCTTGTCGAATATTCCTTGGTTGTTTTGAGGCTATATACCAGCAGCGATACAAGAAACAGCTGGAATATCAGAGATTTGGTGTGGACAAGTTGGAGGATTTGTTTGAGAAAGTGAGTGATGTGGTGGTATTGCATGAGGAACCAGTAAGCAGGAAGAAGTTCCTGGCTGCTGTGGGTGGTTAG
- the LOC108341385 gene encoding probable receptor-like protein kinase At1g49730 isoform X2, with amino-acid sequence MLYGLLPLLGMLAFLGMQLPVIMADCPLNFTGSNFTLASSLCSNHGDRGKCCRYINTNVAIAVSRFANATGNLGVSQNATDICLQTIFQTLQLNGVAQNATAFCGFGTKIPVNYVCKGRTSVVQMLQSPRFTEVTKNCKAPLGEESKCKKCLNAGIGYLHHIGIEDNITLSTCRDATFAALASQVDEISTIDIAICFFGVQGLLKLPVLESTPSLPAPKASPSPPVSDGPSQPLLSAPLKGKHHSYRLTLVPGIAIAVTAVAVITLIVLIVLIRQKSRELDKPDNFGKPCSKTLPPCTTWKFQEGSSSMFRKFSYKEIKRATEDFSTIIGQGGFGTVYKADFSDGLVAAVKRMNRISEQGEDEFCREIELLARLHHRHLVSLRGFCIQKRERFLLYEYMGNGSLKDHLHSPGKTPLSWRTRIQIAIDVANALEYLHFYCDPPLCHRDIKSSNTLLDENFVAKIADFGLAQASKDGSVCFEPVNTEIRGTPGYMDPEYVVTQELTEKSDIYSFGVLLLEIVTGRRAIQDNKNLVEWAQPYMESDTRLLELVDPNVRESFDLDQLQTVISIVAWCTHREGRARPSIKQVLRLLYETSEPMHSEFLQTVEDEECQGSQHRGRRSKGKMLRNEALFHSGEGRYLASSSSTSRSYCSRSFLLETGSPQSPPNMFSV; translated from the exons ATTGCCCTTTGAATTTTACTGGTTCAAACTTCACACTTGCATCCTCTCTATGCTCTAACCATGGTGACAGAGGAAAATGCTGCCGATACATCAATACTAATGTTGCAATTGCTGTTTCTCGTTTTGCTAATGCAACAGGCAACCTAGGGGTCTCTCAAAATGCGACTGACATCTGCCTCCAAACTATATTTCAAACCTTGCAACTTAATGGAGTTGCACAAAATGCAACAGCTTTCTGTGGTTTCGGAACAAAAATTCCTGTTAATTATGTATGTAAGGGGAGAACTAGTGTTGTCCAAATGCTGCAATCCCCCAGATTTACGGAGGTCACAAAAAATTGCAAAGCGCCACTTGGAGAGGAAAGTAAATGTAAGAAGTGTTTAAATGCTGGCATTGGTTATCTGCATCATATCGGAATTGAAGATAATATAACACTTAGTACATGTCGTGATGCCACTTTTGCTGCATTAGCAAGCCAAGTTGATGAGATATCTACCATTGACATTGCAATTTGTTTCTTTGGGGTTCAAGGACTTCTCAAGCTTCCTG TTTTAGAGTCAACCCCATCCTTGCCTGCTCCTAAGGCTTCTCCAAGCCCACCTGTTTCTGATGGCCCAAGTCAACCATTGTTAAGTGCACCTTTAAAGGGAAAGCATCATTCATATCGTTTGACGTTAGTTCCAGGTATTGCTATTGCAGTTACAGCTGTTGCTGTTATCACACTCATAGTCTTGATAGTTCTAATTCGCCAGAAAAGCAGAGAGCTAGACAAGCCTGATAATTTTGGTAAACCCTGTTCGAAAACCTTACCTCCTTGTACAACATGGAAATTTCAGGAAG GTTCTTCATCTATGTTCCGAAAATTCAGCTACAAGGAGATAAAAAGGGCTACAGAGGATTTTAGTACTATCATTGGTCAAGGGGGATTTGGAACTGTGTATAAAGCTGATTTTTCTGATGGCCTGGTCGCAGCAGTAAAACGGATGAACAGAATATCTGAGCAGGGAGAGGATGAGTTCTGCAGAGAAATTGAGCTTCTTGCCCGGCTGCACCATCGGCATCTTGTTTCCTTGAGAGgcttttgcattcaaaaacgtGAGAG GTTTCTATTGTATGAGTACATGGGAAATGGAAGCTTGAAAGATCATCTTCATT CCCCTGGTAAAACACCTTTAAGTTGGCGAACAAGAATCCAAATTGCCATTGATGTGGCCAATGCCCTG GAGTACCTCCATTTCTATTGCGATCCTCCTCTGTGTCACAGAGATATTAAATCTAGCAACACTTTACTGGATGAGAACTTTGTTGCCAAG ATAGCTGATTTTGGTCTTGCACAAGCTTCAAAAGATGGATCGGTATGCTTTGAACCTGTAAACACTGAAATTCGGGGAACTCCGG GTTATATGGATCCTGAGTATGTTGTTACTCAAGAGCTCACCGAGAAAAGTGACATATACAGTTTTGGGGTATTACTACTTGAAATTGTAACAGGAAGACGAGCCATTCAAGATAATAAGAATCTAGTAGAATGGGCCCAACCATACATGGAATCAGATACGAGATTATTGGAGCTAGTAGATCCCAATGTGAGGGAGTCTTTTGACTTGGATCAGCTCCAAACAGTAATCTCTATAGTAGCATGGTGCACCCATAGAGAAGGAAGGGCAAGGCCTTCAATAAAACAGGTACTTAGGCTTCTGTATGAGACATCAGAACCAATGCACAGTGAGTTTCTACAAActgttgaagatgaagaatgtCAGGGAAGTCAGCACAGAGGCAGAAGAAGCAAGGGGAAAATGCTCAGAAATGAAGCATTGTTTCACAGCGGAGAGGGAAGATATCTTGCTTCATCTTCGAGTACATCCCGGTCATATTGCAGTAGAAGTTTTTTACTTGAGACTGGCTCTCCACAGTCTCCGCCAAATATGTTCTCTGTGTGA
- the LOC108341385 gene encoding probable receptor-like protein kinase At1g49730 isoform X1: MLYGLLPLLGMLAFLGMQLPVIMADCPLNFTGSNFTLASSLCSNHGDRGKCCRYINTNVAIAVSRFANATGNLGVSQNATDICLQTIFQTLQLNGVAQNATAFCGFGTKIPVNYVCKGRTSVVQMLQSPRFTEVTKNCKAPLGEESKCKKCLNAGIGYLHHIGIEDNITLSTCRDATFAALASQVDEISTIDIAICFFGVQGLLKLPVLESTPSLPAPKASPSPPVSDGPSQPLLSAPLKGKHHSYRLTLVPGIAIAVTAVAVITLIVLIVLIRQKSRELDKPDNFGKPCSKTLPPCTTWKFQEGSSSMFRKFSYKEIKRATEDFSTIIGQGGFGTVYKADFSDGLVAAVKRMNRISEQGEDEFCREIELLARLHHRHLVSLRGFCIQKRERYLFLCFLYSSTYIPMNQTLLNVYGRFLLYEYMGNGSLKDHLHSPGKTPLSWRTRIQIAIDVANALEYLHFYCDPPLCHRDIKSSNTLLDENFVAKIADFGLAQASKDGSVCFEPVNTEIRGTPGYMDPEYVVTQELTEKSDIYSFGVLLLEIVTGRRAIQDNKNLVEWAQPYMESDTRLLELVDPNVRESFDLDQLQTVISIVAWCTHREGRARPSIKQVLRLLYETSEPMHSEFLQTVEDEECQGSQHRGRRSKGKMLRNEALFHSGEGRYLASSSSTSRSYCSRSFLLETGSPQSPPNMFSV, translated from the exons ATTGCCCTTTGAATTTTACTGGTTCAAACTTCACACTTGCATCCTCTCTATGCTCTAACCATGGTGACAGAGGAAAATGCTGCCGATACATCAATACTAATGTTGCAATTGCTGTTTCTCGTTTTGCTAATGCAACAGGCAACCTAGGGGTCTCTCAAAATGCGACTGACATCTGCCTCCAAACTATATTTCAAACCTTGCAACTTAATGGAGTTGCACAAAATGCAACAGCTTTCTGTGGTTTCGGAACAAAAATTCCTGTTAATTATGTATGTAAGGGGAGAACTAGTGTTGTCCAAATGCTGCAATCCCCCAGATTTACGGAGGTCACAAAAAATTGCAAAGCGCCACTTGGAGAGGAAAGTAAATGTAAGAAGTGTTTAAATGCTGGCATTGGTTATCTGCATCATATCGGAATTGAAGATAATATAACACTTAGTACATGTCGTGATGCCACTTTTGCTGCATTAGCAAGCCAAGTTGATGAGATATCTACCATTGACATTGCAATTTGTTTCTTTGGGGTTCAAGGACTTCTCAAGCTTCCTG TTTTAGAGTCAACCCCATCCTTGCCTGCTCCTAAGGCTTCTCCAAGCCCACCTGTTTCTGATGGCCCAAGTCAACCATTGTTAAGTGCACCTTTAAAGGGAAAGCATCATTCATATCGTTTGACGTTAGTTCCAGGTATTGCTATTGCAGTTACAGCTGTTGCTGTTATCACACTCATAGTCTTGATAGTTCTAATTCGCCAGAAAAGCAGAGAGCTAGACAAGCCTGATAATTTTGGTAAACCCTGTTCGAAAACCTTACCTCCTTGTACAACATGGAAATTTCAGGAAG GTTCTTCATCTATGTTCCGAAAATTCAGCTACAAGGAGATAAAAAGGGCTACAGAGGATTTTAGTACTATCATTGGTCAAGGGGGATTTGGAACTGTGTATAAAGCTGATTTTTCTGATGGCCTGGTCGCAGCAGTAAAACGGATGAACAGAATATCTGAGCAGGGAGAGGATGAGTTCTGCAGAGAAATTGAGCTTCTTGCCCGGCTGCACCATCGGCATCTTGTTTCCTTGAGAGgcttttgcattcaaaaacgtGAGAGGTATCTGTTTCTGTGTTTTTTATATTCTTCGACATATATACCAATGAATCAAACTCTTCTGAATGTCTATGGCAGGTTTCTATTGTATGAGTACATGGGAAATGGAAGCTTGAAAGATCATCTTCATT CCCCTGGTAAAACACCTTTAAGTTGGCGAACAAGAATCCAAATTGCCATTGATGTGGCCAATGCCCTG GAGTACCTCCATTTCTATTGCGATCCTCCTCTGTGTCACAGAGATATTAAATCTAGCAACACTTTACTGGATGAGAACTTTGTTGCCAAG ATAGCTGATTTTGGTCTTGCACAAGCTTCAAAAGATGGATCGGTATGCTTTGAACCTGTAAACACTGAAATTCGGGGAACTCCGG GTTATATGGATCCTGAGTATGTTGTTACTCAAGAGCTCACCGAGAAAAGTGACATATACAGTTTTGGGGTATTACTACTTGAAATTGTAACAGGAAGACGAGCCATTCAAGATAATAAGAATCTAGTAGAATGGGCCCAACCATACATGGAATCAGATACGAGATTATTGGAGCTAGTAGATCCCAATGTGAGGGAGTCTTTTGACTTGGATCAGCTCCAAACAGTAATCTCTATAGTAGCATGGTGCACCCATAGAGAAGGAAGGGCAAGGCCTTCAATAAAACAGGTACTTAGGCTTCTGTATGAGACATCAGAACCAATGCACAGTGAGTTTCTACAAActgttgaagatgaagaatgtCAGGGAAGTCAGCACAGAGGCAGAAGAAGCAAGGGGAAAATGCTCAGAAATGAAGCATTGTTTCACAGCGGAGAGGGAAGATATCTTGCTTCATCTTCGAGTACATCCCGGTCATATTGCAGTAGAAGTTTTTTACTTGAGACTGGCTCTCCACAGTCTCCGCCAAATATGTTCTCTGTGTGA